Below is a genomic region from Gillisia sp. Hel_I_86.
CAGTTAAATGCGAAAACTCACTTGAATAAAAATCAAAAACAATTTGCGATAAAATTTCAGGAAGCAAACTGTCAATTAAAACAAGATTATTTGAAAATATTTGTCTTTCCGTTTTGACAAATTCAAATGTTCCGCCTTTGCTCTGAATTTGAACAATTCTGTCCATTATCTTACTTCTTGTACCTATAGAATTTATCTGCTCAATCTCATCTTTAGTTAGACTTGCATCATTAATGTTGTAAATGAAATTAGTTGTTTTTCCAGCATTGAGTAGAGTGGAGGGACTCCCAAGTTGAGATTTGATACTAAAACCAAGTGTCGGCTGTTGATTCGTTCGTTGGTCGTGAACAACAATAGTTATATCAGTTTTCGCAGAAGAACTTGCTTTTAAAGAAATACAATTTATGGATTGCATAAATTGTTCTATTTCTGGAACAGAAAATGTTCTTTCTCGATTTTCCTTAATTGCTTTTAATAGGAATATAGCCTTTGTTTTAAACTCATCAATCGGAATTTTCAATACTTGTTTATTACCAGAAACTAAAATTATTTCGTCTTGAATAGCATACTCAAAATCTCCATTGTTTTCTGAACGTAGTATTTTTATAATTGGGTAAACTAAACCCTCAAGTTTCTCAATGTCTTTATCTCCAAGAAATAATTGCTTATCGCCTAATAGTTTGAAAAGAGCATAAATTTCACTCCATTCGCCTTTGTTTCCTGTAATCATTTAAAATTTAGTTTTTCTATAATTTTTTCCGCTGTAGCTTGAATTGCTGGAACTGCAACCGAATTACCAAACTGTTTATATGCTTGTGCGTCTGATACAATGATTTTAAAACTGTCTGGAAAGCCCTGAAGTCTTGCCCATTCTCTTGGTGTCATTTTTCGTATTCCTTCTCGGTTTACTTTTCCCGTAATATGCGTTACAGGAACAAAATTTGTTAATCTATCATCTAATACTAAATTTCGTTCTCGACCCATTCCGCCACAAACGACTGCGTTTGCAGTTCCATCATTTGGAATAATTTCGTAACCAAATCCATTTCCTTTGCTTTCGTGACGTGCTCTGTGATTTTTTAAGGTTTGAACGTAAGTAGTGGATAAATAATATTTTACCGAAACTTCTTCTTGTTCTAAAATATCGTCTAAAACTGCGTTCTTATTGGTTGGTTCGGGATATTGAAAGTCTGTTATTCCTAAATCTTTACGGAAACCTACAATGAAAATTCGTTCACGATTTTGCGGAACACCAAATTCTTTTGCGTTTAATATTTGCGGTTCTGGAACGTAATAGTTCAAATCTTCTCGAAGAACATTTAAGATTGTAGCTAATGTTTTGCCTTTGTCGTGGTTACGAAGACCTTTTACGTTTTCAAGAAAAATAGCCTTGGGTTGTTTGTTTTTTATAATTTCTGCAACATCAAAGAATAGAGTTCCTCTTGTGTCTTCAAATCCACCTCGTCTACCTGCTATTGAAAATGCTTGACAAGGAAAACCTGCACAAAGTACATCAAAGTTGTCTGGAATGTAATTTTTCGTTTCGGATTTGGTGATGTCTCCAAAAGGAATTTCGCCAAAGTTGGCTTTGTAAGTTTGTTTTGAATACTTGTCCCATTCACTCGTAAACACACATTTTCCTTCGAGATTTTGAAATGCTAAACGGAATCCACCAATTCCTGCAAAAAGATCTATGAATTTGAATTTAGGCTTTTCAGGTGCTGGAAATGGGACTGATTTTTTGTAATCGAAAATTAAATATTGCAGAGCATTTTCTGCAACTTTGTTTGTGATTTCTTCTGTTGGATAATTTTTTTCCAGAATTTCTTTTACAAAAGCGAGTGCGTCCTTTTTGTAAAATTGCGATACTCCGTTTTTATGATTTTGTAAATAGTGAGTGAAAGATGCTGGTTTTGAATCTTCTGGCTCAATTATTTTTAGTTCAAATAACTGTCCATCAATGTTTTCTATGTCGATTCTTTCTTTTAGCATTTCATTTTTATTTCAATCCCACAAGTTATAAAAGATTTGTTCGTTTTGTTCGGTTAGTTTGTTTTTTTGTTCACATTTTGCTGTGTACAATTCGAGCGCAAAGGCGAAAAAAAGCTCTTTTATTTTTTCGAGCGTTGGCTTTGAGCGTTGGCAAAAATAAATGTGCTGTTTGTGTGGTTGGCTTTTTCAGTACTGAATTTGATAGATTGCACAATTTCCGCATTATGCCCAACGGCAGTCTGTCTAATAACTTAGGTTATTTACCGATTTGTGACTAAAATAAGGCTTTTTATGGTATGCTGAGGAATAAAACGCGAATCAGAGATGTTGAAATTAAAGATGGGTATTAGCTTTAATATGACTTTATACGCTCTTATAAAGGTATAAAAACAAGCACATAAGGTGTTCAATAACTCCTTCCATGCCTTTTTGCCAATCAAGTTCAAAATTCGTCTGAGATTGTAGGCAATGAAAATAAACCCAACATCTGCAGAAGCCCTTTTCTTGCCTTTTTTAGAAAGGATATGATCAAATCCCCATTGCCTTTTCATGGTTCCAAAGGGATGTTCTACAATAGCCTGCCTGCGTCTGTACAATTCAGGATCAGCTTCCATATTTCTTTTGTTTTCTTCATAAACAGGAGTGTATAGGTTCCTAGCCAGGAGCCTCCCGTTTTTGGCCGTGGTGCATAACTCCCGCACCGGGCATCCCTTACAAGCTCTTGTTTTATACTGTTTGAACCTTGACTCGTTTGATTTCCCTCGGTGGTTGACGTAAAAGGTGCCGTTGGTTTTCAGAAAATTACCTTGGGGACATATGTAGTGATCGTTCCCCGTATCGTAGGTAAAATTTTTAACATTGTACAGGGGATCCGGTGCATTGGAACCGGGGGCAGGAATAGCAACCAGGGTTTTGATCCCTAAACCCTGGGCAATTTCCAATTCAGATCCAGTATGATATCCTTTGTCAAAAAGAGCGGTGAAATCATTGTTCCCTATAATGGATTTTGCTCTTCTGATCATGGCTCCCATCGCTTTTTTATCATTATTGTTGGTGACTTCATAATCAATGGGGATGCAGTGCTTGGCATCTACGGTGGACTGGACATTATAGACTACCTCTGTAATGTTGCCCCTCAAGACCATATGTCTGCTCTCGTTGTCCGAGGTTGAGATCTGGTCTTCTTGGGTTTGATCCAATTCCTGCTCGAGTTTATGATACGTATCCTTGCGCTTGTTCTGGGTATCCATCTGCTCATGGATATTTTCTTTTTCTACAGTACCATCGGCTTGTTCTAGCGCTTGGTTATATTCCTGAAGCTTGTTATCGATATATCGAAGGTGACGGTCGATCTTCTTTTTATTGAAGTTGTTCTTTTTGCTGTTCTGGGCTCTTAGCTTGGTGCCATCCCCTGCAATAAGTTTCCCTCCAATGAGATTGAAGTGTTTGGCCAGTGCTACTGTGGCACGAAAAACTTTCTTTATAGCCTCAGGATTGTCCTTTCTAAAGTTGGCAATGGTGTTATGGTCTGGGGAGAGTTGCCCAAGGAGCCACATCAATTCGATATTTCGTTTGCATTCGCGCTCCAAATTTCGGGAGGAACGCAGTCGGTTCAAATATCCATAGATAAATAACTTGAGCAACACACCTGGGTGGTAAGCAGGACGACCTCCTTCTGGGAAATTTACTCGAAACCCCATGTCTTCTAAATCCAAGCTATCTACAAAGATATCTACGGCCCTGACCTCGTTTTCCTGATTAATGGCGTCCTCTAGGGACACAGGGAACAACGAGGATTGTTTGCGATTTTTTCCTTCTATAAATCTCATGGCATGAAGATACAACAGTAGCTCATTGTGCTATAAAACAATAATAGAAGAAATTAACAAAGTTATTAAAAGCGAAGGGGGTTATTAGACAGTCTGACGGTCTTGGTTAAGGCAAGTGGCGTGGAATGGGGACACGTTCTTGTCGGCTTTGTTGTTTTTTAATTAATCTCTAAAATTACACTTTTCAGCAAACTGCCCGCTATTTGCTGTTAAACGATGTTGCCTCCAGTATTAAATCCTAAAGTTTGTTCTTTTTGCGAAAATCTTGATATAATTTTTCGGTGGTAATTGTTTTTCTATAACCCTTTTTAGTAAGTCCTGATAATAATTTTTTATCGCCAGTCCATAAATCAGCTTTTAAGTATTCAGAGAAAGCTACAAATAAGGTGTCATCAACATCAATATCTTTACAAAGTTCAGTCGCTTTATTGAAATTTTCAATTGGTAAGATTGAATGATTAAGAATTATAATATTTCTTAATATCAATTCGTAAACCTCGAAGAAATCATCGTTATTTAGCTTAGCTATTTTCTTGATTTTTTCCTGATGTTCAAGTATTTCAGTCCGCACGTACTTTGGAGCATAAAAATCATAATTCTTTTTTCCATTAATCAATATTTGCCCGATTCGGCTATTAATATTCAATAATGCACTAAAAATTATATTAGAGTCAACGATTATTTTAGTCATTT
It encodes:
- a CDS encoding PIN domain-containing protein, whose translation is MTKIIVDSNIIFSALLNINSRIGQILINGKKNYDFYAPKYVRTEILEHQEKIKKIAKLNNDDFFEVYELILRNIIILNHSILPIENFNKATELCKDIDVDDTLFVAFSEYLKADLWTGDKKLLSGLTKKGYRKTITTEKLYQDFRKKNKL
- a CDS encoding IS1182 family transposase; protein product: MRFIEGKNRKQSSLFPVSLEDAINQENEVRAVDIFVDSLDLEDMGFRVNFPEGGRPAYHPGVLLKLFIYGYLNRLRSSRNLERECKRNIELMWLLGQLSPDHNTIANFRKDNPEAIKKVFRATVALAKHFNLIGGKLIAGDGTKLRAQNSKKNNFNKKKIDRHLRYIDNKLQEYNQALEQADGTVEKENIHEQMDTQNKRKDTYHKLEQELDQTQEDQISTSDNESRHMVLRGNITEVVYNVQSTVDAKHCIPIDYEVTNNNDKKAMGAMIRRAKSIIGNNDFTALFDKGYHTGSELEIAQGLGIKTLVAIPAPGSNAPDPLYNVKNFTYDTGNDHYICPQGNFLKTNGTFYVNHRGKSNESRFKQYKTRACKGCPVRELCTTAKNGRLLARNLYTPVYEENKRNMEADPELYRRRQAIVEHPFGTMKRQWGFDHILSKKGKKRASADVGFIFIAYNLRRILNLIGKKAWKELLNTLCACFYTFIRAYKVILKLIPIFNFNISDSRFIPQHTIKSLILVTNR
- a CDS encoding HpaII family restriction endonuclease, whose product is MITGNKGEWSEIYALFKLLGDKQLFLGDKDIEKLEGLVYPIIKILRSENNGDFEYAIQDEIILVSGNKQVLKIPIDEFKTKAIFLLKAIKENRERTFSVPEIEQFMQSINCISLKASSSAKTDITIVVHDQRTNQQPTLGFSIKSQLGSPSTLLNAGKTTNFIYNINDASLTKDEIEQINSIGTRSKIMDRIVQIQSKGGTFEFVKTERQIFSNNLVLIDSLLPEILSQIVFDFYSSEFSHLTDLVNSTAEKNPLKFDIENEHKFYEYKIKRFLTDVALGMMPSQVWTGKYDATGGYLIVKENGDVLCYHIYNRNEFEDYLLNNTKLDTASSSRHGFGEIYEENEKLYFNLNLQIRFIK
- a CDS encoding DNA cytosine methyltransferase; this translates as MLKERIDIENIDGQLFELKIIEPEDSKPASFTHYLQNHKNGVSQFYKKDALAFVKEILEKNYPTEEITNKVAENALQYLIFDYKKSVPFPAPEKPKFKFIDLFAGIGGFRLAFQNLEGKCVFTSEWDKYSKQTYKANFGEIPFGDITKSETKNYIPDNFDVLCAGFPCQAFSIAGRRGGFEDTRGTLFFDVAEIIKNKQPKAIFLENVKGLRNHDKGKTLATILNVLREDLNYYVPEPQILNAKEFGVPQNRERIFIVGFRKDLGITDFQYPEPTNKNAVLDDILEQEEVSVKYYLSTTYVQTLKNHRARHESKGNGFGYEIIPNDGTANAVVCGGMGRERNLVLDDRLTNFVPVTHITGKVNREGIRKMTPREWARLQGFPDSFKIIVSDAQAYKQFGNSVAVPAIQATAEKIIEKLNFK